Genomic segment of Rhodohalobacter mucosus:
AATTTCAGCCTGACACTATCATTTCAAGCATGAAAAACCCGGATGATTGGGTTGTGGCTTATTGAAACGATTTTACCAGAGCCAGCCAAATGTAAAGGTGATTTGGGGGGTACCGAAAAATTTCTGTGGTGAAAAAAACGGTTCAAGAATGAGATCGCCGTCCTGATCCACCAGGAAAGGATTCTGACCCGGTGCTGCATTTGGATTGATGATTGGCTGATTCGGCATCATAATTTGTATTCCATCCGGGAAATAGTAAAAATAGTACCCGAACTCAATGGAGTTGAGCCGTGTGGCATTCCTGCCAATGTCAACGCCCAGCTTGAGCTCACCGGCACCGCCAAAGTGCCACTGTCCGTCACTCCATCCTGTGAATATATCGTTCACCGGTTCAAAAAAGTCGACGAACTGCTCCCTGTAGCCGTTATTATTGATATCCTCAAAATAGGGATAGGTAAATGCCGCTGTACCTCCAACCAAACCGGTTACGAAAAACCGGTAATTATCCTGAACAATATCTGAAAACACACGCTGGCGTACACCAAGCATCAGTGGAAATGCAAAACCACGCTTAAACTTATTGGGTACAATCTGCTGGCCAAAGAATATATCTGTAAACGTCTGCTCACTCGCATCCCGCAGGCCGGTAATGCCAATCTTGGCTACAAACTCGGACTGGGGTGCGATAACATTTCTGTACTCTGAGGCCAGCCCAAAGCCGAAGTTATTCATGTTAACTCCTATTCCGAATCCTGCATCATAGGCCTGCTCCAGTGTGTTGATGTTTCGTGGAGTGGGAATAACCTCCGGTTCAACTATCTGGGCTGAGCTATTTTGAATGGAGAAAAAGAAGATCAGTAATAGCAGCAGGGTTGAAAATCGCCCGTACGAAAAAGTCATAATGTTAAGTTGCGTTATTTTTGATGTGAATCTAACGTTTTTTCATTCCATTACATTGCATGAACAATATCACAAAAGAGTATTAAAGTTACTCTTCCCATTCTGATTCAAAAACGGAATTTGATTATTGTTGTATTTAGGCTTTTATTCCTGCAGAATTTTAGCCTCACAGTATCCCATCAACACGATTCGGTGATCTATGAATAATATCACAAAATACCTGGTATACGGCCCTAATGACACATTGAGAAGGCTGCCTGCTAAACTTTTTGATTCTCTTGAACCCAAATATCTCTATACATATACATCCTCTGCCAACAAGGACGAAATTTACGTTGCTGTATATGAACAATTCGAAAAACAAATAAATGCCACGATCACGCTCACGTGCGTTATTGAGTGCACAGCATCTCAAACACGTATTGAGCTGAAGAAAGCGGGCGGGCGAATGGGATTTCGCGGAAGCTCGCTCTCAGAAGATAAAAATATTGAATCCGACGTGGTTGATTTCATTATGGATTATTCCAAGCGTTTTGGCCTGTCTCTTCAGGAAGAAGTAGAATCTCCTCCGGCAGAGGAAGAATAAGTAAAATCCTCCCCTCCTATGAGCACCAATTCCGATCAGGTATGGACTGTACTGTCTATGCTTGAATGGGGTACGGGTTACCTGAAAAAAAAAGGCGTGGACTCAGCCAGGCTTAGCATGGAGTGGCTGCTCGCATATGTTCTTGACGTTCGCCGTCTTGATATTTATCTCCAGTTCGACAGGCCTCTATCACCGGAAGATCTCGAGACCTTAAGACCGCTTGTCAAAAAAAGGGCGCTGCATGAACCTCTCCAGTACATAACGGGTAGCACAGAATTTCTGGGGTGTACAATCCAGGTCAATCCATCTGTTTTGATACCCCGTCAGGAGACGGAGCAGCTGACGGAAATCATTCTTGAACGACATGCCAGTCAGAAAGAGACTTCACTAACTGTTCTGGATATCGGCACGGGAAGCGGGTGTATTCCTATTGCAATCAAAAAGCATGCACCTGAATGGATGTGTGTGGGTATAGATATTTCCGAGGAAGCCCTTCGAACGGCTCGTTCTAATGCAGAACTGAACAACACGGAAGTCCTATTTCTAAAAGGGGACCTTTTCAACCTTCACGGTTCGGATGCCATCAGTTCTCTTCAGCCCGATATTATTATATCTAATCCACCATACATAACCCATGAAGAAGCTGACGAACTGGATCCGCAGGTCATAAATTACGAACCTTCCGGGGCACTGTTTCACGACAGTCCGCTTCAGATTTACGATTCTGTTGCAAATTATGCATCGTCCCGGCATGCAGTACTTTATCTTGAGTGCAATCATAAGTTCGCTGCAGAAATCCTGGATATTGTGGCCAGATACTATTCACAGGCAGAACTGATCCCTGACCTTGATATGAAGGACCGGTTTATTGCTGCTTCAGACTCTCCTAAGTAATTTACGGACAACCGGTTTTTGCTAAGATCCATAACTTCTCTCATGCGGTCGATACTCGCTGAAAATTAATGTGGACAACTTGTGGAAAAGTTTTTTGAGAGCAACAACGCGGGTTCACTTTTTTGTTAAATACGCGTTACGTAATTGTTAGGGGGTGTCAAGTGCTTTTTTGCAACTTTGGGCTTAAAACCTTAATTGATTGCCTCCCTTGGTATTATGGTATTTATAAAAATGTGGATAACTTTGCTCTTTTTTGAAAACTAAATTTTGATTTGACGTCCGGAAATTCACATTTTCCTGTCAGACAATGATTCAGCTCCTGTTTTTATGTGTGGATAACTTAAGGGACAATTGCAAATTTTTTTTGACTTTTTTTAGGAGGCTATACGTTGAAAATGCTAACTGCTGAGGGTGCCTGGAAAGAGTGTTTGGAGATTATCCAGGACAACATCAGTTACCAAAAATATAAATCATGGTTCGAGCCGATCAAGCCGGTTAAACTGGCTGATGATACACTCACCATTCAGGTTCCAAGTCAATTCTGGTATGAGTGGCTGGAGGAGCATTACTATAATATGCTCCGCTCTACAATAGCAAAGGTTCTGGGTAAGAACGGGAAGCTTGAGTATTCTGTCCTGGTTGAAAAATCGGACCGCCTGGAGGACAACCGATCCATTCGCCTGCCGCAACGGCCTATGGGTCCGTCAAAGCCACAGGAAATGAATACGTTTACCGATTACCATCCGGGCAAGATCGAAAATCCGTTTGTCATACCGGGAATCAGAAAAACCAATATCGATTCGAACCTGAATATAAGCTATGTGTTCGACCGGTTTATTGAAGGCGACTGCAACCGCCTTGCACGATCTGCCGCCATGGCCATTGCTGAGAACCCGGGCAACAATTCTTTCAATCCCCTTTTTGTGTATGGAGGTACCGGGCTTGGAAAGACACACCTGGTACAGAGTATAGGGAATAAGATAAAACACGATTTCGGAGATGAATATTCTGTCTTGTATGTCTCCTCCGAAACCTTCACCAACGAATTTGTACAGGCGATCCGGAACAACCGCGCCAGTGAATTCACTACCTTTTACCGAAATATTGATGTTCTCATCGTTGATGACATTCAGTTCTTCAGCGGCAAGGAAAAAACCCAGGAAGAATTTTTTCATATTTTCAATGCCCTGCATCAGGACGGAAAACAGATTATTCTGAGCAGCGACAGGGCTCCCAAAGACATTCCCGATATAGAAGACCGCCTCATTTCACGCTTCAGCTGGGGCCTCAGCGCTGATTTGCAGATTCCGGAGTATGAAACTCGCTACGCCATACTTGAACGCAAGGCAAACGACAACGGCATCAATATCGACTCGAACATTATTGAGTTCATAGCGCATAATTTCAAATCGAACGTACGCGATCTTGAAGGTGCCGTAATTAAGCTTCTTGCCACAGCATCCCTGAAACACGTGGATGAGATCGACCTGAATATGGCTAAGTCGGTGCTCAAGGACATGGTTAAAAGCTCACACACGCAGGTTTCGATCGAATCCATACAAAATTACGTTTGCGAGTATTTCGGAATCGACACCAACAAGGTGCGCGAAAAAACCCGCAAACAGGAGATTGTTGAGGCCCGGCAAATTGCAATGTATCTCTCCAAAAAATTCACCAAATCGAGTCTTAAAACGATTGGGCTACAGTTTGGCGGCCGCGATCACTCCACCGTAATCCATGCGATATCAACGGTTGAAGAGAGGTTGTCAACAAGCCCCAAACACAAGCGGATGCTGAGCGAACTGGAGCAGAAGATCGAGGTGGCAACGCTGTAAACCCGACCTGCTTCAACTTATAGCTCATCTGATCCAGCAATCAATCTGCCTCAATTACTTTGGACACCATTACACTTAAATCTCTTTCTTACCATGCAAAACACGGGTTTTATGAAGAGGAAAGAGTACACGGCAATCAGTTTGAGGTAGACCTTGTAGCAAAAGGCCATTTCAGGAAGTCGGCAGGCGGCGAAGAGCTTTCGAAAACGTTCGATTATGAGCAGGCAGAAAAGGCCGTACGCTCCATCATGAATGGAAGGTCCGAATATCTGATTGAAACTCTTTGCGCTGAAATTGGGGAGGCCCTCTTCAATCGTTATTCTATCGTTGAAACCCTTCAGGTATCCGTTCGCAAACTCAATCCTCCCCTTCAAACAGACGCACTTTACGCAGAAATAACCATGGAATGGACACGGTAATCATCGCAGCGGGATCCAACCTGGGTGATCGTCACGATTATCTGAAGAAAGCGGGGAAATTTTTGTCCGAATTAAGCGAAGGTATCGTAAAAAAATCCTCCATATGGGAATCGGAACCGGTGGGTGACGCTAAATATACCTTTCTCAACAGTGCAATTTTAATTGAAACAACCCGTAAACCGGATGAGCTCCTGAATCTCTTAAAAGACTTTGAGCGGAAATGCGGCCGTGAAAAAGATCCGCAACGGTGGGGGCCGCGGGTACTCGACCTTGACATCATTGGGTTTGGGGACTTGGTGATTGATCGGGAGACCCTTATTATTCCACATCCGGAGTATCACCGGCGCCTGTTTGTGCTATGCCCCATGATGGAAATTATTCCCGAATGGACAGATCCCAGAAATCAGAAGGGACTCAGGGAGATAGTCGGTAAGGCTCCTGAAATCGAAATCAAAAAAACAGACCTACGCTGGTAAGCTGTGGCTTGCCGGTTAGCGAGATGCCCAATAAGTTCGATTTTATTGCTATAGAAGGCGTGATTGGCGCAGGTAAAACGTCGCTCGCACAAATCCTTGCGGAGCGCAATGGTGCGCGGCTGGTGCTCGAGCAGTTTGAAGAAAACCCATTTTTGCCCAAATTTTACGAAAACCGGAAACGTTTCGCTTTTCAAACCCAGCTCGCCTTTTTAGCGAGCCGTTTTAAACAGCAGCAACGTGTAACCGGCCGCGAGCTGTTCGATGATTTCATCATCTCCGATTATATTTTTGAGAAAGACCGTATTTTTGCGCGTCTGAACCTTGATGAAGATGAGATGGGGCTTTACGACAACATTTTCGGCATTATGACCGGAATTTCAGCGAAACCCGATCTGGTTATATATCTGCAAAGCACGGTAGAAAGGCTCATGAAAAATATTGAAAAACGAGGTCGCGCATATGAAAAACACATCACCGGCGACTACCTGCAAGAGCTCAGCGATGCCTATAACAAATTTTTCTATCACTTCGACAAAGCACCATTAATGATCATCAACGCTGCGGAAATCGATTTTGTTAATAATCCAACCCATCTGTCGTATATTGAAGAACAGATTTTTGATCAACCGATCAGAGGAAACACACATATTCACATTATTCCTGATTCATGATTCGCTGGCTTCTGATAGCACTCTTTATCTACATTCTTTACAAGCTGATTACCGGACAAAGAGCCAGAAATAAAAATCAAAAACCGAACTCCTTTTTTGGCAGCAACGGATCGGAACAGAAACGGCGAAGAAAAAACCTCGACCATATCGAGGAAGCTGAATTTGAAGATATAACCCACAAAGAGAAGAAAGGTAACGAACCATGAGTTTCGAAGAAAAGCATAAGCAAGGTTATGAATTGCTGCACGAAAAAGATCTTGATAAAAGCCTGGATGCAGCAAGGGATCTTCAACGATTAAATCCTGACGCCCCGGAAGGCTATACTCTTGAAGGTGAAGTGATGCAAAAACTGAACCAGTGGGAGCCCAGTATCAAATCATTCAACGAAGCCATTGAACGCGACGAAGACAACGGACGCCTCTATAACCTCAGAGGTTACTCCTATCTCAACTCGGATGATTTGGAAAAAGCCCGTGAAGATTTTGAACGCTCAATTGCACTTGACAACCTCTCTACCGCCCACCGGAACCTGGTTCTCTATAAAATTATGTCAGGAAAAGCTCAGGAAGCGATAAGTTATCTTCTTGACCGGATCCGGGCAGAGCCCAGAGATGTGGAAAACTGGATTCTAATGGGTGATCTTATGCAGAAAGGAGGCCATAATGACAAAGCCAAAACATACTATGAGCAGGCTTTAAAAATGGATCCTGAAAATGATTATGTACGAGAGTTGCTTGAAAATTAGTACCGGGACTGAATTACATCTGCCGAACAAATCTTATAAGGCCATAAAAAAAACCTGCATGATGGTAACCATGCAGGGTTTTTAGTTTTCTTCAAAACCGTTACGTACTACTTATTACTGGTCAGACCCTTCTTCCTGTGTTTGCTCCTGTGATTGCTGCTGAGGGGGAACAGCAGGCTGAGACTCAGATGGAATTGTGAAATCTGATGGATTTACATTCTCCATTCCCTGCTGCTGGATGGTGCTTTGATTTGCAGATCCCCGATCGATTGCAAAATTTGCGAGTACGCTCAGCGACAGAAAAAGAGCTGCAAGAATCGCTGTTGTTTTGGAGAGCAGATCGGCCGTTCTGCGGGCGCCCATTGCGGAACCTCCGGCCATACCCGCTGCCAGTCCTCCCGATAAACCCTCACGCTGCCCGGGCTGAAGAAGCACAACGATAATCAGCAAAAAGCAGATCAGGGTAATTAAACTGATAATTATTCCGTAAAGCATGATACTAATGATATAATTCGGTGGATGTAAAGAACATTTAAAATACGGGTCTTCGCAGACTTAACAAAGCCTCTATTTACTTAACGATCCATCTCCAATTTATTATATCCCTCTTCTGATGAAATATGAGAACGAAGGACAGACAGAGAAAAACAATTTTCGTACAATCTGAACTGCTTGCATCACATTATTTTATTTGGGAATGGGCTGTATCAGCTCAGGTGCATTATTTTGTGGATCATTCACTTTTTTACTTACACGCAAAACCGACATGTCCGTAAGCTGAATCTGATCACGGGCCTCCCTGAGAAGGGGTGCTGCCTGGTTCCCTTTCCCTTGAAGCCATTTATCAACATACTCCGAATTCAGCAAAACCGGCATAAACTCCGACATGGGCTGCACCAGCACATTCGATTCATCTTCAATGATTTTGAAATGAGTTGGTTCGGTATGCCCCCCATACACAATTCCCGCCATGGTAAGCAATGAGTGGTTAAGCAAGCGTACAAAGAACGGATATCCCTTTTCTGTGTCACCTTTCCAGATAAAAAAGCCGCTTGCCAATACGGAACAGCGAAACGTGTTGCCGCTTTGCAGCTCTTTATCAGCATCAGCCACCCTGATAAACGCATTACCGCCCGATTCCGGACCCCATCTCAATCTTTTAAAAATAATTTCCTCATCCTCGCGGTAAATCACCGGGATATGCTTGCCCGGAGTAATGTTGTAATCCGGTTCAAACAGATTATCCCTGATCGTGGAAATGCCAAGCCGGTTTTCCACCTCTTCTTTTGAAACAAAAAAGGCAAGTCTCTTCGACATAGTTTAAATAGCCTGATTAATATTGAATGCTTTGCTTACCAGATAACACTACCTTAAAAATGAATTATTTTTTACAGCGTTCAAAAATGAAAATCCTCTTTTATAACAATCATGAAAACAGGCTTCGCGCAGCGTGGAGGATTCTCATATTTTCTGTACTCCTGTTGAGCGGTATGCTTCTCTTTTCTGTTTTAACGAGTGGCAGCTCCGCTTTTTCCATTTTTATGGCGCTCTTCATCGTGCCATTGATTTGGTTCGCTGCAAAAAAGCTGGATAAACGGTCCATCCGAAATTACGGGTTATCACTATCCGGATCGTGGGTTCGCGACTTTGCAGCCGGAA
This window contains:
- a CDS encoding SOS response-associated peptidase, which encodes MSKRLAFFVSKEEVENRLGISTIRDNLFEPDYNITPGKHIPVIYREDEEIIFKRLRWGPESGGNAFIRVADADKELQSGNTFRCSVLASGFFIWKGDTEKGYPFFVRLLNHSLLTMAGIVYGGHTEPTHFKIIEDESNVLVQPMSEFMPVLLNSEYVDKWLQGKGNQAAPLLREARDQIQLTDMSVLRVSKKVNDPQNNAPELIQPIPK
- the folB gene encoding dihydroneopterin aldolase, which encodes MDTITLKSLSYHAKHGFYEEERVHGNQFEVDLVAKGHFRKSAGGEELSKTFDYEQAEKAVRSIMNGRSEYLIETLCAEIGEALFNRYSIVETLQVSVRKLNPPLQTDALYAEITMEWTR
- the dnaA gene encoding chromosomal replication initiator protein DnaA, whose protein sequence is MLTAEGAWKECLEIIQDNISYQKYKSWFEPIKPVKLADDTLTIQVPSQFWYEWLEEHYYNMLRSTIAKVLGKNGKLEYSVLVEKSDRLEDNRSIRLPQRPMGPSKPQEMNTFTDYHPGKIENPFVIPGIRKTNIDSNLNISYVFDRFIEGDCNRLARSAAMAIAENPGNNSFNPLFVYGGTGLGKTHLVQSIGNKIKHDFGDEYSVLYVSSETFTNEFVQAIRNNRASEFTTFYRNIDVLIVDDIQFFSGKEKTQEEFFHIFNALHQDGKQIILSSDRAPKDIPDIEDRLISRFSWGLSADLQIPEYETRYAILERKANDNGINIDSNIIEFIAHNFKSNVRDLEGAVIKLLATASLKHVDEIDLNMAKSVLKDMVKSSHTQVSIESIQNYVCEYFGIDTNKVREKTRKQEIVEARQIAMYLSKKFTKSSLKTIGLQFGGRDHSTVIHAISTVEERLSTSPKHKRMLSELEQKIEVATL
- a CDS encoding deoxynucleoside kinase; this translates as MPNKFDFIAIEGVIGAGKTSLAQILAERNGARLVLEQFEENPFLPKFYENRKRFAFQTQLAFLASRFKQQQRVTGRELFDDFIISDYIFEKDRIFARLNLDEDEMGLYDNIFGIMTGISAKPDLVIYLQSTVERLMKNIEKRGRAYEKHITGDYLQELSDAYNKFFYHFDKAPLMIINAAEIDFVNNPTHLSYIEEQIFDQPIRGNTHIHIIPDS
- a CDS encoding tetratricopeptide repeat protein, translating into MSFEEKHKQGYELLHEKDLDKSLDAARDLQRLNPDAPEGYTLEGEVMQKLNQWEPSIKSFNEAIERDEDNGRLYNLRGYSYLNSDDLEKAREDFERSIALDNLSTAHRNLVLYKIMSGKAQEAISYLLDRIRAEPRDVENWILMGDLMQKGGHNDKAKTYYEQALKMDPENDYVRELLEN
- the folK gene encoding 2-amino-4-hydroxy-6-hydroxymethyldihydropteridine diphosphokinase, with the protein product MDTVIIAAGSNLGDRHDYLKKAGKFLSELSEGIVKKSSIWESEPVGDAKYTFLNSAILIETTRKPDELLNLLKDFERKCGREKDPQRWGPRVLDLDIIGFGDLVIDRETLIIPHPEYHRRLFVLCPMMEIIPEWTDPRNQKGLREIVGKAPEIEIKKTDLRW
- the prmC gene encoding peptide chain release factor N(5)-glutamine methyltransferase, giving the protein MSTNSDQVWTVLSMLEWGTGYLKKKGVDSARLSMEWLLAYVLDVRRLDIYLQFDRPLSPEDLETLRPLVKKRALHEPLQYITGSTEFLGCTIQVNPSVLIPRQETEQLTEIILERHASQKETSLTVLDIGTGSGCIPIAIKKHAPEWMCVGIDISEEALRTARSNAELNNTEVLFLKGDLFNLHGSDAISSLQPDIIISNPPYITHEEADELDPQVINYEPSGALFHDSPLQIYDSVANYASSRHAVLYLECNHKFAAEILDIVARYYSQAELIPDLDMKDRFIAASDSPK
- the secG gene encoding preprotein translocase subunit SecG yields the protein MLYGIIISLITLICFLLIIVVLLQPGQREGLSGGLAAGMAGGSAMGARRTADLLSKTTAILAALFLSLSVLANFAIDRGSANQSTIQQQGMENVNPSDFTIPSESQPAVPPQQQSQEQTQEEGSDQ